One genomic region from Sander lucioperca isolate FBNREF2018 chromosome 3, SLUC_FBN_1.2, whole genome shotgun sequence encodes:
- the LOC116067168 gene encoding uncharacterized protein LOC116067168 yields the protein MEAGVVVLLLFALLGISSTLSFYGDSISFMPPKKNGDGTFKVTFYHRQNGRSNCEDQSSFKCESGVCTSLDESSVLQTDQDNTGQHRWCQSEGHTTATIRTNKTSFSLMDSGCCWASNVDGKTNWTAQAELDLGRRSDSYALNGCPVTTTVSRLRSPQNCFSGLPLLAYDPDGDHVRCRFATKSTAPANFTMDETTCTLKTTGQIGIGVHVFELMLEDSSRKNITLTYADGTSAFREASDINSPPLCKVKLQFSMEILPPIPNCEAGHVQPMFLSRTPSHGDVLHATVGQTFQLYAQAQAHHASINDFQVSGPQNMSKVFKDDKFGKADVTLSWTPQHSDLYRSVPVCFTAETNQSQSDMRCVVLMVTQAALIQGKASVTCSPNKMTVALEKASMPGIDVNFLQLRDSSCSLTSNGTHILGSMSFTTCGTKLEDGGDFLVFVNEINSFELANEIIVRRKTVKIEISCKFPKTISISSYYNLQKSDYIFTESSFGSFGYTFDIYTNSNFTSKVPAIAYPVEVNLLEEIYMGIRAESDLPNVSLFVESCKATPDDNPNNALSYDLIKNGCLLDETLKVHQSNLTAFNFELQVFKFSGNYNEVYITCSVILCESGNAFSRCAQGCVAQPARRRKRSLHKETVSHSITQGPFQFVGQEVPNAVMGDNNSLMKKSDTAAEVNPPPVSPDTKSSGERQDFAPTVSSGGGGWGIKQILSTNISTVVFGCVFSVALVLMAVLLHYFMRKRKADDQKSLLGSGWEN from the exons GTGACCTTTTATCACAGACAGAATGGCAGAAGCAACTGTGAAGATCAATCTTCTTTCAAATGTGAGAGTGGGGTGTGCACAAGCTTGGATGAGTCCAGTGTGCTGCAAACGGACCAGGACAACACCGGCCAGCACAGGTGGTGTCAGTCTGAAGGGCACACAACAGCAACCATCCGCACTAATAAAACCTCCTTTTCTCTGAT GGACTCGGGCTGCTGCTGGGCGTCTAATGTCGACGGGAAAACAAACTGGACGGCTCAAGCAGAGTTGGACCTGGGACGTCGATCTGACTCATACGCCCTCAACGGCTGTCCCGTAACAACAACAGTGTCTCGTCTACG ATCGCCTCAGAACTGCTTTTCAGGGCTTCCTCTTCTGGCATACGATCCAGACGGAGATCATGTGAGGTGCCGCTTTGCTACAAAGTCTACAGCTCCTGCAAACTTCACTATGGATGAG ACTACGTGCACGCTGAAAACCACGGGTCAAATTGGCATCGGTGTCCACGTCTTTGAGCTGATGCTGGAGGACTCTTCCAGGAAAAACATCACGTTGACCTACGCAGATGGAACATCAGCATTTCGGGAGGCCTCCGACATAAACTCGCCGCCTCTCTGCAAAGTGAAGCTGCAGTTCTCCATGGAGA tcCTTCCTCCAATACCAAACTGTGAGGCTGGTCACGTGCAGCCCATGTTCTTGTCCAGGACTCCTTCCCATGGGGATGTTCTTCACGCCACTGTGGGTCAGACATTCCAGCTTTATGCCCAAGCACAGGCACACCATGCCag CATAAACGACTTCCAGGTGAGTGGCCCCCAGAACATGAGCAAAGTGTTCAAAGACGATAAGTTTGGAAAAGCCGATGTGACTCTGAGCTGGACGCCACAGCACAGCGACCTGTACAGATCTGTCCCAGTGTGCTtcactgcagagacaaatcAAAG CCAATCAGACATGAGGTGTGTTGTTCTCATGGTAACCCAAGCAGCTCTCATTCAAG GCAAGGCCAGCGTCACATGCTCACCAAACAAGATGACGGTGGCCCTGGAGAAAGCTTCCATGCCCGGCATCGACGTGAACTTCCTCCAGCTGAGAGACTCATCGTGCTCTCTCACCTCCAACGGCACGCACATCTTAGGCAGCATGTCATTCACAACCTGCGGCACAAAACTTGAG GACGGAGGTGACTTTCTCGTTTTTGTGAATGAGATCAACTCCTTCGAGCTGGCCAACGAGATAATAGTCCGAAGGAAGACAGTTAAGATCGAAATCTCTTGCAAGTTTCCCAAAACCATCAGCATCTCCAGTTACTACAATCTCCAAAAGTCTGACTACATTTTCACTGAGtccagcttcggcagctttggCTATACTTTTGACATATACACCAATAGCAACTTTACAAGCAAAGTGCCGGCCATCGCCTATCCAGTGGAGGTCAATTTGTTAGAAGAGATTTATATGGGCATTCGGGCTGAATCGGATCTACCaaatgtgtctttgtttgtcGAATCATGCAAAGCCACTCCTGATGACAACCCTAACAACGCCCTCTCCTATGACCTCATCAAGAACGG GTGTCTACTGGATGAGACTCTTAAAGTCCACCAATCAAACCTGACTGCATTCAACTTTGAGCTTCAAGTCTTCAAATTTTCTGGAAACTATAACGAG GTGTACATCACCTGCTCCGTCATCCTGTGCGAGTCTGGGAATGCCTTTTCCAGATGTGCCCAAGGTTGTGTGGCGCAGCCAGCCCGCAGACGCAAGCGATCGCTGCACAAAGAGACAGTCAGCCACTCCATAACCCAGGGTCCATTTCAGTTTGTCGGGCAGGAAGTTCCAAATGCAGTCATGGGAGATAACAACAGTCTGATGAAAAAGAGTGACACAGCTGCTGAAG TGAACCCTCCACCAGTTTCTCCAGACACCAAATCAAGCGGAGAACGTCAGGACTTTGCTCCTACAGTCTCCAGCGGAGGAGGAGGTTGGGGAATTAAGCAGATCCTCAGCACCAACATCAGCACCGTGGTCTTTGGCTGCGTCTTCTCAGTAGCACTGGTGTTGATGGCTGTGCTGCTTCATTACTTCATGAGGAAGAGAAAAGCAGACGACCAAAAATCTCTCTTAGGTTCCGGCTGGGAGAACTAA